A section of the Mycolicibacterium anyangense genome encodes:
- a CDS encoding SulP family inorganic anion transporter — MIAPMNVLPGLTRGNIGTEVLAGVTLLAIALPLNIGYAQIAGLPPTAGLYALVVPSVVFALLASSRHLVAAPDAAAAALVGSALSGLAPAGSGQYAAMAAAQAIVGGLLFAGCSVFRLGFLADFLSKPILIGFVGGLATDILLSQVAKIMGIKTPAGAEFFERLVQLVTKVGALHVWSLVLGVTAVAVLVPARRRWPAVPWALLVLVLATVASTLLDLPGKGVAVLGSVPSGPPVLAVPHLSWSHWVAVILPAIAITTVTVGEGLLLARSYADKYDYKTEPNRDLLAFGAANVASGLSSGFTLGSSTSRAAAMDQAGSRTQLPLLVMAAGALVLLLFGADLLADIPMPAIGAIVGVSVAKLLGIGEFRHLWSLSRFEFLIGATCFLGVLLIGPLAGIVLAFALSLINLLRKAARPAIDVLEGSDDPHVSLTGGHDGIRETVPGVIAMRFAAPIFFGNAQTLSAEIRRLVTEAPHPVTAFVLDMEGVTDVDVTGAESLAKELQWLQGKSITFAYSRVRPQLAANLTRMHLLQGHQVFETNRAAVAALRPG; from the coding sequence ATGATTGCGCCGATGAACGTGCTGCCCGGTCTTACCAGAGGCAATATCGGCACCGAGGTACTGGCCGGGGTCACGCTGCTGGCCATCGCATTACCGCTGAACATCGGGTACGCCCAGATCGCCGGACTGCCTCCGACAGCCGGACTCTACGCGCTGGTCGTGCCGTCGGTGGTGTTCGCGCTGCTGGCCTCTTCGCGCCACCTGGTCGCCGCACCCGATGCCGCCGCGGCCGCGTTGGTGGGCTCCGCACTCAGCGGACTTGCCCCCGCCGGAAGCGGCCAATATGCGGCGATGGCCGCCGCCCAGGCGATCGTCGGCGGCCTGCTGTTCGCCGGGTGTTCGGTGTTCCGCCTCGGGTTCCTTGCCGACTTCCTGTCCAAGCCGATCCTGATCGGATTCGTCGGCGGGCTGGCCACCGACATCCTGCTCAGCCAGGTCGCCAAGATCATGGGCATCAAGACACCCGCCGGCGCGGAGTTCTTCGAACGACTCGTCCAGCTGGTGACGAAAGTCGGCGCCCTGCACGTGTGGTCGCTGGTACTGGGGGTCACCGCGGTGGCGGTGCTGGTGCCGGCCCGCCGGCGCTGGCCCGCGGTCCCGTGGGCGCTGCTCGTGCTGGTGCTCGCGACGGTCGCGTCCACACTGCTGGATCTGCCCGGCAAGGGCGTCGCGGTGCTCGGTTCGGTGCCGTCCGGACCACCCGTGCTGGCGGTCCCGCACCTGTCCTGGTCGCACTGGGTCGCCGTCATCCTGCCCGCGATCGCGATCACCACGGTCACCGTCGGTGAGGGGTTGCTGCTGGCCCGCTCGTACGCCGACAAGTACGACTACAAGACCGAACCCAACCGGGACCTGCTGGCGTTCGGGGCGGCCAACGTCGCCTCGGGGCTGTCCTCCGGATTCACCCTCGGATCGTCGACCTCGCGGGCTGCCGCGATGGACCAGGCCGGATCACGCACTCAGCTGCCGCTGCTGGTGATGGCCGCGGGCGCCCTGGTTCTGCTGCTGTTCGGTGCCGACCTGCTCGCCGACATCCCGATGCCCGCGATCGGGGCCATCGTCGGGGTGTCGGTGGCCAAGCTGCTCGGGATCGGCGAGTTCCGTCACCTGTGGTCGCTGTCCCGGTTCGAATTCCTCATCGGGGCAACATGTTTCCTCGGGGTGCTGCTCATCGGCCCGCTGGCCGGCATCGTGCTGGCGTTCGCCCTGTCCCTGATCAACCTGTTGCGCAAGGCCGCTCGGCCGGCCATCGACGTGCTCGAGGGCTCCGACGATCCGCACGTCTCGCTGACCGGCGGTCACGACGGCATCCGGGAGACGGTACCGGGAGTGATCGCCATGCGGTTCGCGGCTCCGATCTTCTTCGGCAATGCCCAGACGCTGAGTGCCGAGATCCGGCGGCTGGTCACCGAAGCCCCGCACCCGGTGACGGCATTCGTCCTCGACATGGAGGGCGTCACCGACGTCGATGTCACCGGGGCGGAGTCGCTGGCCAAAGAACTGCAGTGGCTGCAGGGCAAGTCGATCACCTTCGCCTACTCCCGGGTGCGCCCGCAGCTGGCGGCCAACCTGACCCGGATGCACCTGCTGCAGGGCCACCAGGTGTTCGAGACCAACCGGGCCGCGGTGGCCGCACTGCGGCCCGGCTGA